From a single Lineus longissimus chromosome 16, tnLinLong1.2, whole genome shotgun sequence genomic region:
- the LOC135500204 gene encoding 2-hydroxyacylsphingosine 1-beta-galactosyltransferase-like isoform X4: MKGIFVLVLLLVTSSSLGKKILLLPLMIKSHVLQLCSIRDGLLKNGHEVHIVVHSGLKVPSNILKSGMKIIRYKTSEEELKLDTVEFQKGLAEEGTSTKLLNLFNIFQTDSENMVDNPDLIEKLRKEKFDFAVVDGSAGIFTCLYTIPYRLGIEHASYSSSMPFNTLAMSLQVPFLSPSQLDPTFSMVSTFWQRLKFILYVNMLSAVVKCDERRLKATCETPFESIHDLIMKTHVWLIDLDSLVDVPKHLAPNMILVGGISTRPPLPLEEEFKVFADSATEGLVVITFGGTIGFLPVDYVNRIVQAVEKVKYKVVFRQLTKPTVKVPANLKIVDWVPQNDLLAHPNTKVFVTHCGSNGQHEAVYHGVPMLGLPVIGDQIYNAARLTAKGYGRHLILATVSPEELAAAIEDIATNPKYRTNIQKASKIFKSRPMAPRERAAYWIEHVMEHGSDHLQAYTNQLAWYQILLLDVMAFILVVVLLVCFIIYKCVRFICRRCTSTSRKEKVN; the protein is encoded by the coding sequence ATGAAGGGAATTTTCGTCCTAGTACTTCTGTTGGTGACTTCCTCCTCCCTTGGTAAGAAAATCCTCCTCCTGCCGCTAATGATCAAGAGCCACGTTCTGCAGTTGTGTTCAATCAGAGACGGGCTTCTGAAGAATGGCCACGAAGTCCACATAGTGGTCCACTCAGGTCTGAAGGTCCCCAGTAATATCCTAAAGTCGGGCATGAAAATCATACGATACAAAACTAGTGAAGAAGAATTAAAACTGGACACTGTTGAATTCCAAAAGGGCTTGGCTGAAGAAGGGACTTCCACAAAATTGCTAAATCTGTTCAATATCTTCCAGACAGATAGTGAAAACATGGTTGACAACCCCGACCTTATTGAAAAGTTGAGAAAAGAGAAGTTCGACTTCGCAGTTGTGGATGGCTCTGCTGGCATTTTTACCTGCCTGTACACCATTCCATATAGACTGGGAATAGAACATGCATCCTACAGTTCATCTATGCCGTTCAACACCTTGGCGATGTCACTACAGGTTCCGTTTCTGAGTCCCTCACAGTTAGACCCAACATTTTCTATGGTTTCCACCTTCTGGCAGCGTCTCAAATTTATCTTGTATGTCAACATGCTATCAGCAGTAGTGAAGTGTGATGAGAGGAGACTGAAGGCTACTTGTGAAACCCCGTTTGAGTCAATTCATGATTTGATAATGAAGACACACGTTTGGCTGATCGACCTAGACTCTTTGGTGGACGTGCCCAAACACCTGGCCCCAAATATGATTCTCGTTGGTGGAATTTCAACAAGGCCACCGCTTCCATTAGAAGAAGAGTTTAAAGTCTTTGCTGACAGTGCCACTGAGGGGTTGGTAGTCATCACATTCGGTGGAACCATCGGCTTCCTTCCAGTGGATTATGTCAACAGGATCGTTCAGGCCGTCGAGAAGGTCAAGTACAAGGTCGTTTTCAGGCAATTGACAAAACCAACGGTAAAAGTGCCTGCAAATTTAAAGATTGTTGACTGGGTGCCTCAGAATGACTTATTGGCTCACCCGAACACCAAAGTCTTTGTCACTCATTGCGGCAGCAACGGCCAGCACGAGGCAGTGTATCACGGAGTCCCGATGCTAGGGCTTCCGGTAATCGGTGACCAAATTTACAATGCTGCAAGACTCACCGCCAAAGGCTACGGGAGACATTTAATACTGGCAACTGTCAGCCCAGAGGAGCTAGCAGCCGCCATTGAGGATATTGCAACCAATCCAAAGTACCGCACCAACATTCAGAAGGCTTCCAAGATCTTCAAGTCCCGTCCAATGGCACCTCGAGAGAGGGCAGCGTACTGGATCGAACACGTTATGGAACACGGCTCGGATCATCTTCAGGCTTACACGAATCAGTTGGCCTGGTATCAGATTCTCCTGCTGGATGTTATGGCTTTCATACTCGTGGTCGTGTTGTTAGTTTGTTTCATCATTTACAAGTGTGTGAGGTTTATATGCAGAAGATGCACTAGTACATCACGGAAGGAAAAGGTAAACTAA
- the LOC135500204 gene encoding UDP-glucuronosyltransferase 2C1-like isoform X3 produces MKGIFVLVLLWGTSFSLGKKILLLPLVTRSHVLQLSSVGDGLLKKGHEVHIVVHSGLKVPSNILKSGMKIIRYKTSDEELKMDTVEFQKSLAEEGVTPVKFRNMLKIMWTDSENMADNPDLIEKLRKEKFDFAVVDSPGGCMSCLYTIPYRLGIEHASISPVMPFKTLAMSLQVPFLNPSQLDPTFSMVSTFWQRLKSFLYFNMISAVSTWTFDERRLKATCETPFESLHDLMMKTHLWLIDLDPLVDVPKHLAPNMVNVGGIVTSPPLPLEEEFKVFADSATEGLVVITFGGSIGFLPVEYVNRIVQAVEKVKYKVVFRQLTKPTVKVPANLKIVDWVPQNDLLAHPNTKVFVTHCGSNGQHEAVYHGVPMLGLPLCTDQIYNAAKLTAKGLGRYLTLATVTPEELAAAIEDVATNPRYRANIQKASTIFKSRPMAPRERAAYWIEHVMEHGSDHLQAYTNQLAWYQILLLDVMGFILVVVLLVCFIIYKCVRFICRRCTSTSRKEKVN; encoded by the coding sequence ATGAAGGGAATTTTCGTCCTAGTCCTTCTGTGGGGGACTTCCTTCTCACTTGGTAAGAAAATCCTCCTTCTCCCGCTAGTGACCAGGAGCCACGTTCTACAGTTGAGTTCAGTCGGAGATGGGCTTCTGAAGAAGGGCCACGAAGTCCACATAGTGGTCCACTCAGGTCTGAAGGTCCCCAGTAATATCCTAAAGTCGGGCATGAAAATCATACGATACAAAACTAGTGATGAAGAATTAAAAATGGACACTGTTGAGTTCCAAAAGAGCCTGGCTGAAGAAGGGGTGACTCCCGTAAAATTCCGCAATATGTTGAAGATCATGTGGACAGATAGTGAAAACATGGCTGACAACCCCGACCTAATTGAAAAGTTGAGAAAAGAGAAGTTCGACTTTGCAGTTGTGGATAGCCCAGGTGGGTGTATGTCCTGCCTTTACACGATTCCATATAGACTGGGAATAGAACATGCATCCATAAGTCCAGTTATGCCGTTCAAGACCTTGGCGATGTCACTACAAGTTCCGTTTTTGAATCCCTCACAGTTAGACCCAACATTTTCTATGGTTTCCACCTTCTGGCAGCGTCTTAAATCGTTCTTGTATTTCAACATGATATCAGCGGTATCGACGTGGACATTTGATGAGAGGAGATTGAAAGCTACTTGTGAAACCCCGTTTGAGTCGCTCCATgatttgatgatgaagacacacCTTTGGCTGATCGACCTCGACCCTTTGGTGGACGTGCCAAAACACCTGGCCCCAAATATGGTCAACGTTGGCGGCATTGTAACAAGCCCACCGCTTCCATTAGAAGAAGAGTTTAAAGTTTTTGCTGACAGCGCCACTGAGGGGTTGGTGGTCATCACATTCGGAGGAAGCATCGGCTTCCTTCCCGTTGAATATGTCAACAGGATCGTTCAGGCCGTCGAGAAGGTCAAGTACAAGGTCGTATTCAGGCAATTGACAAAACCAACGGTAAAAGTGCCTGCAAATTTAAAGATTGTTGACTGGGTGCCTCAGAATGACTTATTGGCTCACCCGAACACCAAAGTCTTTGTCACTCATTGCGGCAGCAATGGCCAGCACGAGGCAGTGTATCACGGAGTCCCAATGCTGGGGCTTCCGTTATGCACTGACCAAATCTACAATGCTGCAAAACTCACCGCCAAAGGCCTAGGGAGATATCTGACACTCGCAACTGTCACCCCAGAGGAGCTAGCAGCCGCCATTGAAGACGTCGCAACCAATCCAAGGTACCGCGCGAACATCCAGAAGGCTTCCACGATCTTCAAGTCCCGTCCAATGGCACCTCGAGAGAGGGCAGCGTACTGGATCGAACACGTTATGGAACACGGCTCGGATCATCTTCAGGCTTACACGAATCAGTTGGCCTGGTACCAGATTCTCCTGCTGGATGTTATGGGTTTCATACTCGTGGTCGTGTTGTTAGTTTGTTTCATCATTTACAAGTGTGTGAGGTTTATATGCAGAAGATGCACTAGTACATCACGGAAGGAAAAGGTAAACTAA
- the LOC135500204 gene encoding UDP-glucuronosyltransferase 2C1-like isoform X1, with protein MDFSRAYWAGNKACICLVLGSKVKLFLTALEQTFTSGKRAAETRFTSCKMKGIFVLVLLWGTSFSLGKKILLLPLVTRSHVLQLSSVGDGLLKKGHEVHIVVHSGLKVPSNILKSGMKIIRYKTSDEELKMDTVEFQKSLAEEGVTPVKFRNMLKIMWTDSENMADNPDLIEKLRKEKFDFAVVDSPGGCMSCLYTIPYRLGIEHASISPVMPFKTLAMSLQVPFLNPSQLDPTFSMVSTFWQRLKSFLYFNMISAVSTWTFDERRLKATCETPFESLHDLMMKTHLWLIDLDPLVDVPKHLAPNMVNVGGIVTSPPLPLEEEFKVFADSATEGLVVITFGGSIGFLPVEYVNRIVQAVEKVKYKVVFRQLTKPTVKVPANLKIVDWVPQNDLLAHPNTKVFVTHCGSNGQHEAVYHGVPMLGLPLCTDQIYNAAKLTAKGLGRYLTLATVTPEELAAAIEDVATNPRYRANIQKASTIFKSRPMAPRERAAYWIEHVMEHGSDHLQAYTNQLAWYQILLLDVMGFILVVVLLVCFIIYKCVRFICRRCTSTSRKEKVN; from the exons atggactttaGTAGAGCATATTGGGCTGGTAATAAAGCATGTATATGTTTGGTTCTCGGCTCAAAAGTCAAGTTGTTCTTAACCGCATTGGAACAGACCTTCACTAGTGGAAAGAGAGCTGCTGAAACAAG GTTCACCAGTTGCAAGATGAAGGGAATTTTCGTCCTAGTCCTTCTGTGGGGGACTTCCTTCTCACTTGGTAAGAAAATCCTCCTTCTCCCGCTAGTGACCAGGAGCCACGTTCTACAGTTGAGTTCAGTCGGAGATGGGCTTCTGAAGAAGGGCCACGAAGTCCACATAGTGGTCCACTCAGGTCTGAAGGTCCCCAGTAATATCCTAAAGTCGGGCATGAAAATCATACGATACAAAACTAGTGATGAAGAATTAAAAATGGACACTGTTGAGTTCCAAAAGAGCCTGGCTGAAGAAGGGGTGACTCCCGTAAAATTCCGCAATATGTTGAAGATCATGTGGACAGATAGTGAAAACATGGCTGACAACCCCGACCTAATTGAAAAGTTGAGAAAAGAGAAGTTCGACTTTGCAGTTGTGGATAGCCCAGGTGGGTGTATGTCCTGCCTTTACACGATTCCATATAGACTGGGAATAGAACATGCATCCATAAGTCCAGTTATGCCGTTCAAGACCTTGGCGATGTCACTACAAGTTCCGTTTTTGAATCCCTCACAGTTAGACCCAACATTTTCTATGGTTTCCACCTTCTGGCAGCGTCTTAAATCGTTCTTGTATTTCAACATGATATCAGCGGTATCGACGTGGACATTTGATGAGAGGAGATTGAAAGCTACTTGTGAAACCCCGTTTGAGTCGCTCCATgatttgatgatgaagacacacCTTTGGCTGATCGACCTCGACCCTTTGGTGGACGTGCCAAAACACCTGGCCCCAAATATGGTCAACGTTGGCGGCATTGTAACAAGCCCACCGCTTCCATTAGAAGAAGAGTTTAAAGTTTTTGCTGACAGCGCCACTGAGGGGTTGGTGGTCATCACATTCGGAGGAAGCATCGGCTTCCTTCCCGTTGAATATGTCAACAGGATCGTTCAGGCCGTCGAGAAGGTCAAGTACAAGGTCGTATTCAGGCAATTGACAAAACCAACGGTAAAAGTGCCTGCAAATTTAAAGATTGTTGACTGGGTGCCTCAGAATGACTTATTGGCTCACCCGAACACCAAAGTCTTTGTCACTCATTGCGGCAGCAATGGCCAGCACGAGGCAGTGTATCACGGAGTCCCAATGCTGGGGCTTCCGTTATGCACTGACCAAATCTACAATGCTGCAAAACTCACCGCCAAAGGCCTAGGGAGATATCTGACACTCGCAACTGTCACCCCAGAGGAGCTAGCAGCCGCCATTGAAGACGTCGCAACCAATCCAAGGTACCGCGCGAACATCCAGAAGGCTTCCACGATCTTCAAGTCCCGTCCAATGGCACCTCGAGAGAGGGCAGCGTACTGGATCGAACACGTTATGGAACACGGCTCGGATCATCTTCAGGCTTACACGAATCAGTTGGCCTGGTACCAGATTCTCCTGCTGGATGTTATGGGTTTCATACTCGTGGTCGTGTTGTTAGTTTGTTTCATCATTTACAAGTGTGTGAGGTTTATATGCAGAAGATGCACTAGTACATCACGGAAGGAAAAGGTAAACTAA
- the LOC135500204 gene encoding UDP-glucuronosyltransferase 2C1-like isoform X2, which translates to MDFSRAYWAGNKACICLVLGSKVKLFLTALEQTFTSGKRAAETRFTSCKMKGIFVLVLLLVTSSSLGKKILLLPLMIKSHVLQLCSIRDGLLKNGHEVHIVVHSGLKVPSNILKSGMKIIRYKTSEEELKLDTVEFQKGLAEEGTSTKLLNLFNIFQTDSENMVDNPDLIEKLRKEKFDFAVVDGSAGIFTCLYTIPYRLGIEHASYSSSMPFNTLAMSLQVPFLSPSQLDPTFSMVSTFWQRLKFILYVNMLSAVVKCDERRLKATCETPFESIHDLIMKTHVWLIDLDSLVDVPKHLAPNMILVGGISTRPPLPLEEEFKVFADSATEGLVVITFGGTIGFLPVDYVNRIVQAVEKVKYKVVFRQLTKPTVKVPANLKIVDWVPQNDLLAHPNTKVFVTHCGSNGQHEAVYHGVPMLGLPVIGDQIYNAARLTAKGYGRHLILATVSPEELAAAIEDIATNPKYRTNIQKASKIFKSRPMAPRERAAYWIEHVMEHGSDHLQAYTNQLAWYQILLLDVMAFILVVVLLVCFIIYKCVRFICRRCTSTSRKEKVN; encoded by the exons atggactttaGTAGAGCATATTGGGCTGGTAATAAAGCATGTATATGTTTGGTTCTCGGCTCAAAAGTCAAGTTGTTCTTAACCGCATTGGAACAGACCTTCACTAGTGGAAAGAGAGCTGCTGAAACAAG GTTCACCAGTTGCAAGATGAAGGGAATTTTCGTCCTAGTACTTCTGTTGGTGACTTCCTCCTCCCTTGGTAAGAAAATCCTCCTCCTGCCGCTAATGATCAAGAGCCACGTTCTGCAGTTGTGTTCAATCAGAGACGGGCTTCTGAAGAATGGCCACGAAGTCCACATAGTGGTCCACTCAGGTCTGAAGGTCCCCAGTAATATCCTAAAGTCGGGCATGAAAATCATACGATACAAAACTAGTGAAGAAGAATTAAAACTGGACACTGTTGAATTCCAAAAGGGCTTGGCTGAAGAAGGGACTTCCACAAAATTGCTAAATCTGTTCAATATCTTCCAGACAGATAGTGAAAACATGGTTGACAACCCCGACCTTATTGAAAAGTTGAGAAAAGAGAAGTTCGACTTCGCAGTTGTGGATGGCTCTGCTGGCATTTTTACCTGCCTGTACACCATTCCATATAGACTGGGAATAGAACATGCATCCTACAGTTCATCTATGCCGTTCAACACCTTGGCGATGTCACTACAGGTTCCGTTTCTGAGTCCCTCACAGTTAGACCCAACATTTTCTATGGTTTCCACCTTCTGGCAGCGTCTCAAATTTATCTTGTATGTCAACATGCTATCAGCAGTAGTGAAGTGTGATGAGAGGAGACTGAAGGCTACTTGTGAAACCCCGTTTGAGTCAATTCATGATTTGATAATGAAGACACACGTTTGGCTGATCGACCTAGACTCTTTGGTGGACGTGCCCAAACACCTGGCCCCAAATATGATTCTCGTTGGTGGAATTTCAACAAGGCCACCGCTTCCATTAGAAGAAGAGTTTAAAGTCTTTGCTGACAGTGCCACTGAGGGGTTGGTAGTCATCACATTCGGTGGAACCATCGGCTTCCTTCCAGTGGATTATGTCAACAGGATCGTTCAGGCCGTCGAGAAGGTCAAGTACAAGGTCGTTTTCAGGCAATTGACAAAACCAACGGTAAAAGTGCCTGCAAATTTAAAGATTGTTGACTGGGTGCCTCAGAATGACTTATTGGCTCACCCGAACACCAAAGTCTTTGTCACTCATTGCGGCAGCAACGGCCAGCACGAGGCAGTGTATCACGGAGTCCCGATGCTAGGGCTTCCGGTAATCGGTGACCAAATTTACAATGCTGCAAGACTCACCGCCAAAGGCTACGGGAGACATTTAATACTGGCAACTGTCAGCCCAGAGGAGCTAGCAGCCGCCATTGAGGATATTGCAACCAATCCAAAGTACCGCACCAACATTCAGAAGGCTTCCAAGATCTTCAAGTCCCGTCCAATGGCACCTCGAGAGAGGGCAGCGTACTGGATCGAACACGTTATGGAACACGGCTCGGATCATCTTCAGGCTTACACGAATCAGTTGGCCTGGTATCAGATTCTCCTGCTGGATGTTATGGCTTTCATACTCGTGGTCGTGTTGTTAGTTTGTTTCATCATTTACAAGTGTGTGAGGTTTATATGCAGAAGATGCACTAGTACATCACGGAAGGAAAAGGTAAACTAA